A genomic window from Flintibacter sp. KGMB00164 includes:
- a CDS encoding DUF975 family protein: protein MKYAADFRSIARESLRGKWLFAVAAGLVAVLLGGISSDGPEIKFHVDAAGASASLELAGQNIYSTSKGLGPELSTFLIGGAVYLILIAIVFAVAYFILGSIIGVGYARFNLRMVDQENPAFDVLFAYFPYWKTMAVARFLQSLYILLWSLLLIVPGIIATYSYAMTEFILAEQPELTASEAIARSKELMTGNRWRLFCLHFSFIGWHILCIFTLGIGNLWLNPYIQTATAAFYCEISGSVPEIGYV, encoded by the coding sequence ATGAAATACGCGGCTGATTTTCGCAGTATTGCAAGAGAATCCTTGCGAGGGAAATGGCTGTTTGCGGTTGCAGCTGGTCTGGTTGCAGTGCTCTTGGGCGGTATCAGTTCGGATGGACCTGAGATCAAGTTCCATGTCGATGCTGCGGGTGCAAGCGCCAGTCTGGAACTTGCAGGACAGAATATTTATTCTACCAGCAAAGGATTGGGACCGGAGCTGAGCACGTTCCTGATTGGAGGCGCTGTTTATCTTATCCTGATTGCCATTGTGTTTGCTGTGGCCTACTTTATTCTTGGCAGCATCATTGGCGTTGGGTACGCGCGGTTTAATCTGCGGATGGTAGATCAGGAAAATCCGGCCTTTGATGTTCTGTTTGCTTATTTTCCCTACTGGAAGACGATGGCTGTGGCCCGGTTTCTTCAGAGTCTCTACATCCTGCTGTGGTCCCTGCTGCTGATTGTCCCCGGCATTATCGCCACATACAGCTATGCGATGACAGAATTCATCTTGGCGGAGCAACCTGAGCTTACGGCCAGTGAAGCCATTGCCCGTTCCAAAGAGCTGATGACAGGAAACCGTTGGCGGCTGTTCTGTCTGCACTTCAGCTTCATTGGCTGGCACATCCTGTGTATATTTACTTTGGGAATTGGCAATCTGTGGTTGAATCCGTATATACAAACGGCGACAGCAGCATTTTACTGTGAGATTTCCGGCTCTGTACCCGAAATCGGATACGTTTAA
- a CDS encoding NAD(P)H-dependent oxidoreductase: MNILVLNASPKGKNSTTVHTALYLQALHPEHTFTVLPVGQRIKNYEKDFAPLRCQLEQADLLLFCYPVYTFIAPYQLHRLIELIKADGVDLSGKFASQITTSKHFYDVTAHRYVEENCFDLGMKVVRGLSADMDDLLTEQGQRDARNFFDQLMFSCEHGLFVTPPVSAPQREKRVYQPVLPCAAKSKAKDVVIVTNYSPDDENLQNMITDFRAALPFESRVVNLREFPFDGGCLGCFGCAITGTCVYKDGFDAFLRSTIQSADAFVYAFTISDHYTHSSFKCFDDRQFCNGHRTVTHGTPIAYLISGDYQYESNLRMIIEGRSEVGGNYLCGVATDEGDPASEIQTLADALVFAMEKKLSRPANFYGVGGMKIFRDLIYVMQGMMKADHKFYKAHGIYDFPQKQKKRILQMKLVGAMLAVPSVQKKMKGQMNQYIIGPHQKVVEQAKEIGK; the protein is encoded by the coding sequence ATGAATATTCTTGTGTTAAACGCCAGCCCCAAGGGCAAAAACTCCACCACGGTCCACACTGCCCTATATTTACAGGCGCTGCATCCCGAACACACCTTTACTGTGCTTCCGGTGGGGCAGCGCATTAAAAACTATGAGAAAGACTTTGCCCCGCTGCGCTGCCAGTTGGAGCAGGCAGATCTGCTGCTGTTCTGTTACCCGGTCTATACCTTTATTGCACCCTATCAGCTCCACCGGCTCATCGAGCTCATCAAGGCCGACGGCGTGGATCTCTCCGGCAAATTTGCCTCCCAGATCACGACATCCAAGCACTTCTATGACGTGACCGCCCACCGCTACGTGGAGGAGAACTGCTTTGATCTTGGAATGAAGGTCGTGCGGGGGCTGTCTGCCGACATGGATGACCTGCTCACCGAACAGGGCCAGCGGGATGCCCGGAACTTTTTTGACCAGCTGATGTTTTCCTGTGAGCATGGGTTGTTTGTGACACCGCCTGTCAGCGCGCCCCAGCGGGAGAAACGAGTCTATCAGCCGGTGCTGCCTTGCGCAGCCAAGAGCAAGGCCAAGGATGTGGTCATCGTTACCAACTACTCCCCTGACGATGAAAATCTTCAGAACATGATCACGGACTTTCGTGCCGCACTGCCCTTTGAGAGCCGGGTGGTGAACCTGCGGGAATTCCCCTTTGACGGCGGCTGTCTAGGGTGTTTTGGCTGTGCCATCACCGGGACATGCGTCTACAAGGATGGATTTGATGCGTTTTTGCGCAGCACCATCCAGTCCGCCGACGCCTTTGTCTATGCTTTCACCATCTCAGACCACTACACCCACTCCAGCTTCAAATGCTTCGATGACCGTCAGTTCTGTAACGGCCACCGGACCGTGACCCACGGCACCCCCATCGCCTATCTCATCAGCGGCGACTATCAGTATGAAAGCAATCTTCGCATGATCATCGAGGGCCGCAGCGAGGTGGGCGGCAACTACCTGTGCGGTGTAGCCACAGACGAGGGGGATCCTGCATCCGAAATTCAGACTCTGGCCGATGCTCTGGTGTTTGCCATGGAAAAGAAGCTGTCCCGCCCGGCCAACTTTTATGGCGTAGGCGGCATGAAGATCTTCCGTGACCTCATCTATGTGATGCAGGGTATGATGAAGGCTGACCACAAATTTTATAAGGCCCACGGTATCTACGACTTCCCTCAGAAGCAAAAGAAACGTATTTTACAGATGAAACTGGTGGGCGCTATGCTCGCGGTTCCGTCGGTACAGAAAAAGATGAAGGGACAGATGAACCAGTATATCATTGGCCCTCACCAAAAAGTTGTGGAACAGGCAAAAGAGATTGGCAAATAA
- a CDS encoding helix-turn-helix transcriptional regulator: protein MEYLILGLLILSPMTGYELQQFIKKNLALICSHSAGSVQTALSKLEKEGKVTASETAEGKRRKKRFSITETGWASFSRWVAQPMQADRVKNMELSRLFFAGLAQPEERLAAIRDYIRQMEETRGVLCAIQEYFQQMDPKALPPGIDWPQVLRFQGYTIQYGIAAAEFEIGWYSRLLHELEEHP from the coding sequence ATGGAATATCTGATTTTAGGCCTACTCATCCTCTCCCCCATGACCGGGTATGAATTGCAGCAGTTTATTAAGAAAAACCTGGCCCTGATCTGCTCCCACAGCGCGGGCAGTGTACAGACCGCCCTTTCCAAGCTGGAAAAAGAGGGCAAGGTGACAGCCAGCGAAACCGCAGAGGGAAAACGCCGCAAAAAGAGATTTTCCATCACAGAAACCGGCTGGGCATCCTTTTCCCGCTGGGTTGCTCAGCCCATGCAGGCGGACCGGGTAAAAAATATGGAACTATCCCGGCTGTTTTTCGCAGGCCTTGCCCAGCCGGAGGAACGTCTCGCCGCGATCCGGGACTACATCCGGCAGATGGAAGAGACCCGCGGGGTGCTCTGTGCAATCCAGGAGTATTTCCAACAGATGGACCCCAAGGCGCTTCCGCCGGGCATTGACTGGCCCCAGGTATTGCGCTTTCAGGGATACACCATCCAGTACGGCATCGCCGCCGCAGAATTTGAAATCGGCTGGTATAGCCGCCTGCTTCACGAATTGGAGGAACACCCATGA
- the asrC gene encoding sulfite reductase subunit C, which yields MNQDINIKKVRLNCYRQSKVPGEFMLQMRVPGGTVDAKYLSYVEHIAKTWGDGTFHMGTRQNFDIPGIPYENIPAVNAYLESYIKEVDSELCNVDMDTIAHEPHPWDPTEGYPTIGARNITACIGNYHCICGNCNTFELARKIEPIIFPSHYHIKINIAGCPNDCNKAHMCDFGIIGVARMTYHPERCIACGACVRACQNGATRVLSANPAIGKVEKDACCCVGCGECVRACPTSAWTRQETKFYRVILGGRTGRQTPRAGKMFLNWATEDVILGVLKNWQKFSAWVMDYKPEYLHGGHLIDRAGYKKFKEIILDGVELNPECLVAEDLYWHETEYRSNFNVKPLSMHHTAGPKE from the coding sequence ATGAATCAGGACATCAACATCAAAAAGGTCCGGCTGAACTGCTACCGGCAGTCCAAAGTGCCTGGAGAATTCATGCTGCAGATGCGCGTGCCCGGCGGCACGGTGGACGCTAAGTATCTCAGTTATGTGGAGCACATCGCCAAAACCTGGGGCGACGGCACCTTCCACATGGGTACCCGGCAGAACTTTGACATTCCCGGCATCCCCTACGAAAATATCCCGGCGGTCAACGCCTATCTGGAGTCATACATCAAAGAAGTAGACTCTGAGCTTTGCAATGTGGACATGGATACCATTGCCCACGAGCCTCACCCCTGGGACCCCACAGAGGGCTACCCCACCATCGGCGCCCGTAATATCACCGCCTGCATCGGCAATTACCACTGCATTTGCGGCAACTGCAATACCTTTGAGCTGGCCCGGAAGATCGAACCTATCATTTTCCCCAGCCACTACCACATTAAAATCAACATTGCCGGTTGCCCCAACGACTGCAACAAAGCTCATATGTGTGACTTCGGCATCATCGGCGTGGCTCGCATGACATACCATCCCGAGCGCTGTATCGCCTGCGGTGCCTGCGTGCGGGCCTGTCAGAATGGAGCCACCCGGGTTCTCTCCGCCAATCCGGCCATCGGCAAGGTAGAAAAAGACGCCTGCTGCTGCGTGGGCTGCGGCGAGTGTGTCCGCGCCTGCCCCACCAGCGCCTGGACCCGCCAGGAGACCAAGTTCTACCGGGTGATCCTGGGCGGCCGCACAGGCCGACAGACTCCCCGTGCCGGGAAAATGTTCCTCAATTGGGCTACGGAGGATGTGATTCTGGGCGTACTGAAGAACTGGCAGAAGTTCTCCGCCTGGGTTATGGATTACAAGCCCGAGTATCTTCACGGCGGCCACCTCATCGACCGGGCCGGTTACAAGAAATTTAAGGAGATCATCCTGGACGGCGTGGAACTGAATCCCGAGTGTCTGGTGGCAGAGGACCTGTATTGGCACGAGACCGAATACCGCTCCAACTTCAATGTTAAACCCCTGTCCATGCACCACACCGCTGGTCCAAAAGAATAA
- the asrB gene encoding anaerobic sulfite reductase subunit AsrB, with the protein MMNPVQPQACTILSVKKESRHEWTFRVATDAKPAHGQFMQLSIPMIGEAPISVSAQGDGWLEFTIRSVGKVTNVIFQKEAGDTLFLRGPYGKGWPVEQFRDKHLVVITGGTGLAPVRSMLNMLAQIPGYAQSVHLICGFKNADGIVFHSELEEWKKHFSTIYTLDNGTMEGWRTGMVTAFVPEIPFDTFGGDYAVVVVGPPPMMKFTGLALMDHGVDPEKVWMSFERKMSCAVGKCGHCRIDEVYVCLDGPVFPYTVARDLVD; encoded by the coding sequence ATGATGAATCCTGTTCAGCCTCAGGCTTGTACGATCCTGAGTGTCAAAAAAGAAAGCCGTCATGAGTGGACCTTCCGGGTTGCTACCGACGCCAAGCCCGCCCACGGTCAATTCATGCAGTTGTCCATTCCCATGATCGGCGAGGCCCCCATATCCGTCTCCGCCCAGGGCGACGGATGGCTGGAGTTTACCATCCGTTCCGTCGGCAAGGTCACCAACGTTATCTTCCAGAAGGAGGCCGGAGATACCCTGTTCCTGCGGGGTCCCTACGGCAAAGGTTGGCCCGTAGAGCAGTTCCGTGACAAGCATCTGGTGGTCATCACAGGCGGTACTGGGTTAGCTCCCGTTCGTTCCATGCTCAACATGCTGGCCCAAATCCCGGGCTATGCCCAGTCTGTCCACCTGATCTGCGGCTTCAAAAATGCCGATGGTATTGTGTTTCACAGTGAGCTGGAAGAGTGGAAAAAACACTTTTCTACCATTTATACTCTGGACAACGGCACCATGGAGGGCTGGCGCACCGGTATGGTGACAGCCTTTGTGCCGGAGATTCCCTTTGACACCTTCGGCGGCGATTATGCTGTGGTGGTGGTAGGCCCGCCGCCCATGATGAAATTTACCGGTCTGGCTCTCATGGACCATGGCGTGGATCCCGAAAAGGTTTGGATGAGCTTCGAGCGCAAAATGTCCTGCGCGGTGGGCAAGTGCGGCCACTGCCGCATCGATGAGGTGTATGTCTGTCTCGACGGCCCGGTATTCCCCTACACGGTAGCCCGGGATCTGGTGGACTAA
- the asrA gene encoding anaerobic sulfite reductase subunit AsrA, giving the protein MGFSLSVSQADAVLRALKKDYRVYAPKRFPKQGRYSDTDIIRYAEVDSFADIVWDTKSDYPAKEVITPIQQAIFYFTEDEYRASKAKTKPILLLARPCDINAQRIQARIYAGNGGYDDLYYTRVRELVKFAVMDCNGGDDTCFCVSMGTNRTDDYALALKFSYDGLLVEVADESLLPYFQDMPQADYTHMFVEENELKVTVPDLSDKAVRKALKTHPMWQEYNSRCISCGSCTVACSTCTCFTTRDIIYGDNPEVGERRRVTASCQIAGFDQMAGQREFRSTAADRMRYKILHKFHDYKARFGEEHMCVGCGRCTHRCPELISISATVNKMSAAVEEIKASMASQ; this is encoded by the coding sequence ATGGGCTTTTCTCTCTCCGTCTCCCAGGCGGACGCCGTACTGCGTGCACTGAAGAAAGACTACCGTGTCTATGCACCAAAACGGTTTCCCAAGCAGGGTCGCTACTCCGATACCGATATTATTCGGTATGCGGAAGTAGATTCTTTTGCCGACATTGTATGGGACACCAAGTCCGATTACCCAGCCAAAGAAGTCATCACTCCCATCCAGCAAGCCATTTTCTATTTTACTGAAGACGAATATCGCGCCAGCAAGGCCAAAACAAAGCCGATTCTGTTGCTGGCCCGCCCCTGTGACATCAACGCCCAGCGGATTCAAGCCCGCATCTATGCCGGCAACGGCGGTTATGATGATCTGTACTACACCCGGGTCCGGGAACTGGTAAAGTTCGCTGTCATGGACTGTAACGGCGGCGACGACACTTGCTTTTGTGTATCCATGGGCACCAACCGCACCGACGATTACGCCCTGGCCCTGAAGTTCTCCTATGATGGGCTTCTGGTTGAGGTGGCCGATGAGTCCCTGCTTCCCTACTTCCAGGACATGCCCCAGGCCGATTACACCCACATGTTTGTGGAAGAAAATGAACTGAAGGTCACCGTTCCTGATCTCAGCGACAAGGCGGTCCGCAAGGCGCTGAAAACCCATCCCATGTGGCAGGAGTATAACAGCCGCTGCATCTCCTGCGGCTCGTGCACTGTGGCCTGCTCCACCTGTACCTGCTTCACCACCCGGGATATCATTTACGGCGACAACCCCGAGGTGGGCGAGCGCCGCCGGGTAACCGCCTCCTGCCAGATCGCCGGCTTTGACCAGATGGCCGGCCAGCGTGAATTCCGCTCCACCGCCGCCGACCGCATGCGTTATAAAATACTCCACAAATTCCACGACTACAAGGCCCGGTTCGGTGAGGAACACATGTGCGTGGGCTGCGGCCGATGCACCCATCGCTGCCCCGAACTGATCTCCATTTCTGCAACCGTCAACAAAATGTCCGCCGCCGTGGAAGAAATCAAGGCTTCCATGGCCAGCCAGTAA
- a CDS encoding metalloregulator ArsR/SmtB family transcription factor, producing MGIHQEDAKVFKALCDPKRLAILEQLRSGEKCACVLQEPMDLTQSGLSYHMKILCDSGIVTSRQEGKWTHYRLSPDGAAWVQKRLRAILTPDTEQDDHCLSCGR from the coding sequence ATGGGAATCCACCAGGAAGATGCCAAGGTATTCAAGGCCCTATGTGACCCAAAGCGTCTTGCCATTCTGGAGCAATTACGCAGCGGAGAGAAGTGCGCCTGTGTTTTGCAGGAACCCATGGATTTGACGCAGTCTGGTCTGTCCTACCACATGAAAATCCTGTGTGATTCTGGTATTGTCACCAGTCGGCAGGAAGGAAAATGGACCCATTACCGTTTAAGTCCAGATGGTGCGGCATGGGTGCAGAAACGGCTGCGAGCCATCCTGACTCCCGATACGGAACAAGATGATCACTGTCTATCCTGCGGCAGATAA
- a CDS encoding permease → MGIWQFVQDELLGMKWLNRVIGNGLSALGLDINGRLGGSVQFFLYDVIKITILLCFLIFVISYIQSYFPPERSKKILGHFHGIRANIISALLGTVTPFCSCSSIPLFIGFTSAGLPLGVTFSFLISSPMVDLGSLVLLMSIFGAKVAVIYVLVGLVIAVAGGTIIEKLHMERYVESFILSAGSVDIESPSLTKAERIKYAAEQVSATFKKVFPYILVGVGIGAVIHNWIPESWIEAVLGSNNPFGVFLATLVGIPMYADIFGTIPVAEALLAKGAQLGTILAFMMAVTTLSLPSMIMLRKAIKPKLLALFIGVCTGGIILVGYWFNIFQFVFI, encoded by the coding sequence ATGGGTATATGGCAATTCGTTCAAGACGAGCTTTTGGGAATGAAATGGCTCAATCGGGTCATTGGAAATGGCTTGTCTGCGTTAGGTTTGGACATAAACGGGAGATTGGGCGGCAGCGTTCAGTTTTTTCTCTATGATGTGATCAAGATCACGATTCTCTTATGTTTTTTGATTTTTGTGATTTCTTATATTCAAAGCTACTTTCCTCCTGAGCGCAGTAAGAAAATTTTGGGCCATTTTCATGGAATTCGTGCAAATATCATCTCGGCTTTACTGGGGACAGTGACACCGTTTTGTTCTTGTTCCTCTATCCCGCTGTTTATCGGGTTTACCAGTGCAGGACTTCCTTTGGGTGTGACCTTTTCTTTTTTGATTTCCTCTCCCATGGTGGATTTGGGCAGTTTGGTACTGCTGATGAGCATCTTTGGAGCGAAGGTCGCGGTGATCTATGTGCTGGTTGGATTGGTGATTGCTGTGGCAGGGGGAACCATCATTGAAAAGCTGCACATGGAAAGGTACGTGGAGAGCTTCATCCTGTCCGCTGGGAGTGTCGATATTGAGTCACCTTCTTTGACCAAAGCAGAACGTATAAAGTATGCAGCAGAACAAGTTTCTGCCACATTTAAGAAAGTGTTCCCGTATATTTTAGTGGGTGTGGGAATCGGAGCGGTGATCCACAACTGGATACCGGAGAGCTGGATCGAAGCTGTCCTGGGCAGCAACAACCCCTTTGGAGTGTTTTTGGCAACCCTGGTCGGGATTCCTATGTACGCGGATATTTTTGGTACCATCCCGGTGGCGGAGGCACTGCTTGCAAAGGGCGCACAGCTTGGTACGATCCTGGCCTTCATGATGGCGGTTACAACACTGAGCCTGCCGTCCATGATTATGCTGCGCAAGGCGATTAAACCGAAGCTGCTGGCTTTGTTTATTGGAGTTTGTACCGGTGGGATTATCCTGGTAGGTTACTGGTTTAATATATTCCAATTTGTTTTTATTTGA
- a CDS encoding thioredoxin family protein — MGFFSRNKKTEAASCCCGGSCTPEAMAQAEAGKATVGVKVLGSGCAKCNALEQAVHEALAELGMETAIDHVTDFAQIAAYGVMTTPALVVDGKVVSYGKVLKKDEAKALIQKVRG, encoded by the coding sequence ATGGGATTTTTCAGCAGAAACAAGAAAACAGAGGCGGCTTCCTGCTGCTGCGGCGGCAGCTGTACGCCTGAGGCAATGGCTCAGGCGGAGGCAGGTAAAGCCACGGTCGGGGTCAAAGTGCTTGGTTCCGGCTGTGCCAAATGCAATGCTTTGGAGCAGGCAGTCCATGAGGCCCTGGCTGAGCTGGGTATGGAGACTGCCATTGACCACGTAACAGATTTTGCACAAATTGCGGCCTATGGTGTGATGACCACTCCGGCACTGGTGGTGGATGGCAAGGTCGTGTCCTACGGCAAGGTTTTGAAAAAGGATGAGGCCAAGGCTCTGATCCAGAAGGTTCGGGGGTAA
- a CDS encoding arsenate reductase ArsC, whose amino-acid sequence MHQKPKVAFVCVHNSCRSQIAEALGKQLAADVFDSYSAGTETKPQINQDAVRLMKQLYGVDMEQNQYSKLLSEIPPVDIVITMGCNVSCPSLPCRYREDWGLDDPTGEKDDVFLEVIHSIEEKVCELKRRIDNGLL is encoded by the coding sequence ATGCATCAAAAACCGAAAGTGGCCTTTGTATGTGTTCACAACTCCTGCCGCAGTCAGATCGCAGAAGCGCTTGGCAAGCAGCTGGCCGCCGATGTGTTTGACAGTTATTCTGCGGGTACGGAGACGAAACCACAAATCAATCAGGACGCAGTCCGGCTGATGAAGCAGCTCTATGGTGTGGATATGGAGCAGAACCAATATAGTAAGCTGCTATCTGAAATTCCCCCGGTTGATATTGTGATCACCATGGGGTGCAATGTATCCTGTCCATCCCTGCCCTGTCGATACCGGGAAGATTGGGGATTGGATGACCCAACCGGAGAGAAGGATGACGTCTTTTTGGAAGTGATCCACAGTATTGAGGAGAAGGTTTGTGAACTAAAACGCAGAATAGATAACGGCCTGCTGTAA
- a CDS encoding TlpA disulfide reductase family protein produces the protein MKKLLSLLLASACIFSLAACGSSNIEASKKPFPAFEGVDFDGNTVNNDLFADYDATIINFWTNGCGSCIAEMPDLEKYYQEFKKKNINLVAVAASAGDSEEMHAEAEKILTEKGVTYTNIIPDPESEFYKNFICEIAGFPTTYIVDREGNIIGAPLAGVVKNQEDILLDRLELITRKES, from the coding sequence ATGAAGAAACTACTTAGTCTGTTGTTGGCATCAGCTTGTATTTTTTCACTCGCCGCCTGTGGAAGCAGCAATATTGAAGCATCCAAGAAACCCTTTCCAGCATTCGAAGGTGTGGACTTTGACGGAAACACCGTCAACAATGATCTATTCGCCGACTATGATGCCACGATCATCAATTTCTGGACTAACGGCTGCGGAAGCTGTATTGCAGAAATGCCGGATTTGGAAAAATATTATCAAGAATTTAAGAAAAAAAACATCAACTTGGTCGCTGTAGCTGCCAGTGCTGGTGACTCCGAGGAGATGCATGCAGAAGCAGAAAAAATTCTGACAGAAAAAGGTGTAACATATACCAATATTATTCCTGATCCAGAAAGTGAGTTCTATAAGAATTTCATCTGTGAAATCGCAGGATTTCCAACAACTTATATTGTAGATCGTGAAGGAAATATCATTGGTGCTCCCTTGGCCGGAGTTGTAAAAAATCAGGAAGATATCTTGCTGGATCGCCTGGAACTCATAACCAGGAAAGAGTCCTGA
- a CDS encoding 4Fe-4S binding protein has product MAENKNRWKIQALSTLLTNAHLTGFFTGKIFKGNLKGLCVPGLNCYSCPGAIGSCPIGSLQAVIGSSKFCFSYYVVGIIILFGVLLGRVICGFLCPFGWFQELLHKIPTKKFSTKKLYFLTYGKYMILLLFVIVLPMTMVNEVGMGDPWFCKWFCPAGVLEGAIPLSIVNGAIRASLGFLFTWKSCILIGIVILSVFFYRPFCKWFCPLGAFYALFNQVSLYRFHIDRNKCTACGACAKACKMDVEVYKTPNHTECIRCGDCLRTCPYGAISKTIPFSKGVNQHEETT; this is encoded by the coding sequence TTGGCTGAAAATAAAAATCGCTGGAAGATCCAGGCACTCTCCACTTTGCTGACGAATGCCCATCTAACCGGATTTTTTACAGGGAAAATATTCAAAGGAAATTTGAAAGGACTCTGTGTTCCCGGATTAAACTGCTATTCCTGTCCCGGAGCAATTGGCTCTTGCCCAATAGGCTCTTTGCAGGCAGTTATCGGCTCATCCAAATTTTGCTTTTCCTACTATGTTGTTGGAATCATCATTCTTTTTGGTGTGCTGTTAGGACGGGTGATTTGCGGTTTTCTTTGCCCCTTTGGTTGGTTTCAAGAGCTTCTGCACAAGATCCCTACCAAAAAATTCAGTACCAAAAAACTGTATTTCCTGACTTACGGGAAATACATGATTCTGCTGCTGTTTGTAATTGTACTCCCCATGACAATGGTCAACGAAGTCGGAATGGGCGATCCTTGGTTCTGCAAATGGTTCTGCCCCGCAGGCGTATTGGAAGGCGCCATTCCTCTGTCTATCGTCAATGGTGCAATTCGCGCTTCTCTCGGTTTCCTGTTCACCTGGAAAAGCTGTATCCTCATTGGCATCGTCATATTATCTGTCTTTTTTTATCGCCCATTTTGCAAATGGTTCTGCCCGCTTGGTGCGTTCTATGCTCTGTTCAATCAAGTATCGTTGTATCGCTTTCACATTGATCGGAATAAATGCACTGCATGTGGAGCATGTGCTAAAGCATGTAAAATGGATGTCGAAGTTTATAAAACACCAAACCATACAGAATGTATCCGCTGTGGAGATTGTCTTCGAACCTGCCCCTATGGTGCAATTTCTAAAACCATTCCATTTTCAAAAGGAGTAAATCAACATGAAGAAACTACTTAG
- a CDS encoding CD1871A family CXXC motif-containing protein, producing MRNKLPAILAAAAICLIVFGAVRGEASTVLEKGTNLCLECVGIG from the coding sequence ATGAGAAATAAACTTCCGGCAATCCTTGCAGCCGCGGCAATATGCTTGATTGTTTTTGGTGCGGTGCGGGGTGAAGCATCTACGGTACTGGAAAAGGGGACAAATCTTTGCCTGGAGTGTGTTGGTATTGGCTGA
- a CDS encoding response regulator transcription factor, translated as MRILIVEDEAELCDTIAEGLELDGYAVDRCYDGKVAHELLAVETYDLAVLDLNLPGMDGMDVLREVRKVNQELKVLILSARGSVSDKVQGLDNGANDYLAKPFAFEELEARIRSLLRRSFVQENTVLVWNAISLDTAKRIACVNGEQIPLTKKELSILEYFMLHPTKVISQEELMEHIWNMEIDSFSNAVRVHIATLRKKLKQALAYDPIVTRIGQGYCLRREDTM; from the coding sequence ATGCGAATTTTAATTGTGGAAGATGAGGCTGAGCTTTGCGACACCATTGCGGAAGGCCTGGAATTGGATGGCTATGCGGTGGACCGCTGTTATGATGGTAAGGTTGCCCACGAACTGCTCGCGGTGGAAACCTATGATTTGGCTGTACTGGATTTAAACCTGCCGGGAATGGATGGGATGGATGTGCTGCGGGAGGTTCGCAAAGTCAATCAGGAGCTCAAAGTGTTGATTTTGTCTGCTCGAGGCAGTGTGTCGGATAAGGTGCAGGGGTTGGACAATGGAGCCAATGACTATTTGGCAAAGCCCTTTGCGTTTGAAGAACTGGAAGCACGTATCCGAAGTTTGCTTCGTCGAAGCTTTGTGCAGGAAAATACCGTGTTGGTTTGGAATGCAATTTCCTTGGATACCGCCAAGCGGATTGCTTGTGTAAACGGAGAGCAGATTCCCTTAACCAAAAAAGAACTGTCAATTCTAGAGTATTTTATGCTACACCCGACAAAGGTGATTAGCCAGGAAGAACTGATGGAACATATCTGGAATATGGAGATTGACAGTTTCAGTAATGCGGTTCGGGTTCATATTGCTACGCTGCGGAAAAAGCTGAAGCAGGCATTAGCCTATGATCCGATTGTAACCCGGATTGGACAGGGGTATTGTCTTAGACGGGAGGATACGATGTGA